In Aliivibrio wodanis, a genomic segment contains:
- a CDS encoding plasmid stabilisation system protein, producing MRQVLADCSASISELKKNPTALLNEADGSAIAILNHNKPAAYLVPAETYEFLMDMLDDYELSQLVESRRLDLSDAVEVNIDDL from the coding sequence ATGAGACAAGTTCTAGCTGATTGTTCAGCAAGTATTTCAGAGTTAAAGAAGAATCCTACAGCTCTTTTGAACGAAGCTGATGGCTCTGCTATAGCTATTTTAAATCACAATAAACCAGCGGCTTACTTAGTGCCTGCTGAAACTTACGAATTTCTAATGGACATGTTAGATGATTACGAGCTTTCTCAGCTTGTTGAAAGCCGCAGACTTGATTTATCAGATGCAGTGGAAGTAAATATTGATGACTTATAA
- a CDS encoding membrane protein, translating to MEVLNIFSESLITSFPTFLVLAAAVVCVRALMRQYLEMKHKYDYKDDRYRQDIEVRISELTQEIQSSKRRFESVNHLLIDGNSSSKGILHNLALENIQIESNTAFVLTPFNSMFDSDYKAVKGFFTEYGYKCERGDDLKVTHNVLGHIIKKMASAEIVVANISGRNPNVFYELGIAHALGKDVIIIAKSPKDITFDVASGQVIIYQNEEQLKSELNQWLVSILKRT from the coding sequence ATGGAAGTTTTAAATATATTCTCAGAGTCATTAATAACAAGTTTCCCTACGTTCCTTGTATTAGCTGCAGCAGTTGTTTGTGTCAGAGCATTAATGCGTCAATATTTAGAAATGAAACATAAATATGACTATAAAGATGATCGATATCGACAAGATATTGAGGTTCGCATTAGTGAATTAACTCAAGAGATACAATCATCAAAACGCAGATTCGAATCAGTTAATCATTTATTGATTGACGGTAATAGCTCAAGTAAAGGAATACTTCATAACTTAGCATTAGAAAATATTCAAATTGAATCTAATACCGCTTTTGTTTTGACTCCTTTCAATTCAATGTTTGACTCCGATTATAAAGCGGTAAAAGGTTTCTTTACTGAGTATGGATATAAATGTGAAAGAGGAGATGATCTTAAAGTAACTCATAATGTACTTGGTCATATCATTAAAAAAATGGCGTCTGCTGAGATTGTTGTAGCAAATATATCAGGCCGGAATCCAAATGTTTTTTATGAGCTAGGTATAGCTCATGCATTAGGAAAAGACGTTATTATAATAGCGAAGAGTCCAAAAGATATTACTTTTGATGTAGCTAGTGGCCAAGTTATTATTTATCAAAATGAAGAACAACTAAAGTCGGAGCTTAATCAATGGTTAGTATCTATACTTAAGCGTACTTAA
- a CDS encoding transposase, IS30 family has translation MGHQYKQLTLSERYQIEAWNTHSISAREIGQKLKRSNGSISRELRRCPVGSYSAEQAHKHAFQKRTLSIKHTKCGQKNKKIIQIYLQLGWSPEQISGRMHKEKIENTICCSTIYNVVKREHWQRMLARKGKKYKQRKGVEAGARLIPNRADISLRPAIVDDNSEIGHWEGDTVYGQDGYLVTMVERVSKLLVTCKVRSKSKKAVTRGINRMMKPFKELCKTITFDNGGEFAGHAKIAKHLNCDIYFAKPYHSWQRGLNENTNGLLRRFFPKGMAIGELAAKEVKQAEFLINSRPRKALNFLSPSEFLSGKRVSVIVTI, from the coding sequence ATGGGACACCAATATAAGCAACTGACACTAAGTGAAAGATACCAGATTGAAGCTTGGAATACACATAGTATTTCTGCTCGGGAAATAGGACAAAAATTAAAACGGAGCAATGGCTCCATTTCAAGGGAATTACGACGCTGTCCTGTTGGAAGTTATTCTGCCGAGCAAGCGCATAAACATGCTTTTCAAAAAAGAACACTTTCAATTAAGCACACAAAGTGTGGCCAAAAGAATAAGAAAATAATTCAAATATACCTACAACTTGGTTGGAGCCCAGAGCAAATATCTGGACGAATGCATAAAGAAAAAATAGAAAATACAATATGTTGCAGTACTATTTACAATGTAGTTAAAAGAGAGCATTGGCAAAGAATGCTTGCTCGAAAAGGTAAAAAATACAAACAGCGTAAAGGTGTAGAAGCTGGAGCAAGACTAATTCCCAACCGCGCTGATATCTCTCTCCGGCCTGCTATTGTTGACGATAACTCAGAAATTGGCCACTGGGAAGGTGATACTGTTTATGGTCAAGATGGGTATTTAGTCACTATGGTAGAGCGAGTATCTAAGCTATTAGTTACTTGCAAAGTACGTAGCAAGTCTAAAAAAGCAGTCACTCGTGGGATAAATCGCATGATGAAGCCCTTTAAAGAACTTTGCAAAACAATCACATTTGATAATGGCGGAGAGTTTGCGGGTCATGCTAAGATAGCTAAGCATCTGAACTGTGACATTTATTTTGCTAAACCTTACCATTCCTGGCAACGAGGTTTGAATGAAAATACCAATGGTTTACTAAGGCGTTTTTTCCCAAAGGGAATGGCCATTGGAGAACTTGCTGCAAAAGAGGTTAAACAGGCAGAGTTTTTGATTAATTCGAGACCTAGAAAGGCATTAAATTTTCTGAGTCCGAGTGAGTTTTTAAGCGGTAAGCGTGTGTCGGTTATTGTTACGATCTAG
- a CDS encoding putative chloramphenicol acetyltransferase, with protein MNNYFESPFVGKSLKEQVTNPNIIVGEHSYYSGYYHNHSFDDCARYLLADRTDIDKLIIGSYCSIGSGAVFMMAGNQGHQNNWVSTFPFFYQDDENFSDAKDGFERSGDTIIGNDVWIGTEAMIMSGVTVGDGAIIASRAVVTKNVAPYSIVGSNPAKHIRYRFTESEIAQLLEMKWWQWSDDQIKGAMSLMCSSDISGLYGYWQNLSRL; from the coding sequence TTGAACAATTATTTTGAAAGCCCTTTTGTGGGTAAATCACTCAAAGAACAAGTGACTAATCCTAATATCATTGTGGGTGAGCATAGTTACTATTCTGGCTATTATCATAATCATAGCTTTGATGATTGTGCTCGTTATTTATTGGCTGATAGAACGGATATTGATAAATTAATTATTGGTAGTTATTGCTCAATTGGTTCGGGTGCTGTTTTCATGATGGCTGGAAATCAAGGGCATCAAAATAATTGGGTTAGCACATTTCCATTTTTCTACCAAGACGATGAAAATTTCTCAGATGCCAAAGATGGGTTTGAACGTTCAGGTGATACGATTATTGGTAATGACGTTTGGATTGGCACTGAAGCCATGATTATGAGTGGTGTAACCGTTGGTGACGGGGCAATAATTGCAAGTCGAGCTGTCGTAACTAAAAATGTAGCGCCTTATTCTATTGTGGGCTCTAATCCGGCTAAACATATTCGTTATCGTTTTACTGAAAGTGAAATTGCTCAGTTGTTAGAAATGAAATGGTGGCAATGGAGCGATGACCAAATCAAAGGTGCGATGAGTTTAATGTGTTCGTCAGATATCAGTGGTCTTTATGGTTACTGGCAAAATTTGAGTCGCTTATAA
- the yefM gene encoding antitoxin, giving the protein MRIVSFTEARNGLKSVLDGVVNDADCTVITRRDSEDAVVMSMDYYNSLMETIYLSRSPANAAHLNKSIAQYNAGQTTERGLL; this is encoded by the coding sequence ATGCGTATAGTTTCTTTTACTGAAGCCAGAAATGGTCTTAAATCTGTTCTTGATGGCGTGGTTAATGATGCAGACTGCACAGTTATCACTCGTCGAGATTCTGAAGACGCGGTTGTAATGTCTATGGATTATTACAATAGTTTAATGGAAACGATATATTTATCTCGTTCTCCTGCAAATGCTGCTCATTTAAACAAATCAATTGCTCAATACAATGCAGGTCAAACTACGGAAAGAGGCTTGCTTTAA
- the yoeB gene encoding toxin Txe, translating to MSRMLAWTDESWDDYLYWQGQDKKTLKRINKLITDAKRSPFEGIGKPEPLKENLAGFWSRRIDDTNRLVYAVNDSHLTIISCRYHY from the coding sequence ATGAGTCGAATGTTAGCTTGGACTGATGAATCGTGGGATGATTATTTATATTGGCAAGGGCAGGATAAGAAAACCCTCAAACGTATTAATAAGTTAATCACAGATGCAAAGCGTTCACCGTTTGAAGGCATTGGCAAACCTGAGCCATTGAAAGAAAACTTAGCTGGTTTTTGGTCACGCAGAATTGATGATACAAATAGACTGGTTTATGCCGTTAATGATTCACATTTGACGATAATTTCTTGTCGTTATCACTACTAA
- a CDS encoding putative uncharacterized ASCH domain protein, which produces MEEQSQIYLNQYLRSLSETERKKYQSFSSDYFCADEHNANLCAELIRIDQKTATCSLNVWYESGEDPMPTVGHLQVVVDWNGKPICIIEIDSVETCKYNEVTAEFAHAEGEGDRSLKWWREAHWRFFAAECSELNIEPSEDMVLVLERFHVVYQ; this is translated from the coding sequence ATGGAAGAACAGTCTCAAATCTACTTAAATCAGTATCTAAGATCACTTTCTGAAACTGAGCGTAAAAAATATCAATCATTCAGTTCAGACTATTTCTGTGCTGATGAGCATAATGCCAATTTATGTGCGGAATTAATCCGAATTGATCAAAAGACAGCAACTTGTAGTTTAAACGTTTGGTATGAATCTGGCGAAGACCCAATGCCAACCGTTGGTCATTTACAAGTGGTCGTTGATTGGAATGGGAAACCAATTTGTATCATTGAAATTGATTCAGTTGAAACGTGTAAATATAACGAAGTTACGGCTGAATTTGCTCATGCAGAAGGCGAGGGCGACCGTTCATTAAAATGGTGGCGTGAAGCTCATTGGCGTTTCTTTGCTGCTGAATGTTCAGAGTTAAATATTGAGCCTAGTGAGGACATGGTTCTTGTATTGGAACGATTTCATGTCGTTTATCAATAG
- a CDS encoding putative exported protein (No significant database matches), protein MKTMKFGAILLLVSPLSFSELLPFDFNKSYDVYELQGDTPENVENSFDKRADFLKKNNFDGYTAWEYKFNVDDDSCEIKDFNLQIKYILPRLNILNSYSQSREDYRDYLEKLYRHEEQHCAITLSQLSKMYAIFINGQSKNCSKEIEKTYLIEDNITKFNQQFDTYTDHGAIELAVSPFGEDNYLKYCKIDFSPFINGI, encoded by the coding sequence ATGAAAACAATGAAATTCGGTGCAATTCTATTACTAGTTTCTCCTCTATCTTTTTCGGAACTTTTGCCCTTTGATTTTAACAAGTCATATGATGTGTATGAGTTGCAAGGAGATACTCCAGAAAACGTAGAAAACTCATTTGACAAACGAGCAGATTTTCTTAAAAAGAATAATTTTGACGGCTATACTGCGTGGGAATATAAGTTTAATGTAGATGATGACAGTTGCGAAATAAAAGACTTTAATCTTCAAATTAAATATATACTTCCGCGTTTGAATATACTCAATAGCTACTCTCAGAGTCGAGAGGATTATCGGGATTATTTAGAAAAATTATACAGACATGAAGAGCAGCACTGTGCGATAACACTGAGTCAATTATCGAAAATGTATGCAATTTTTATTAATGGGCAGTCAAAGAATTGCTCAAAAGAAATAGAAAAGACGTATCTAATTGAAGATAATATCACCAAGTTTAATCAGCAATTTGATACTTATACAGATCATGGAGCTATTGAATTAGCTGTAAGTCCTTTTGGTGAGGATAATTATTTGAAATATTGTAAAATCGATTTCTCACCATTTATCAACGGCATATAA
- a CDS encoding transposase, IS30 family, whose protein sequence is MGHQYKQLTLSERYQIEAWNTHSISAREIGQKLKRSNGSISRELRRCPVGSYSAEQAHKHAFQKRTLSIKHTKCGQKNKKIIQIYLQLGWSPEQISGRMHKEKIENTICCSTIYNVVKREHWQRMLARKGKKYKQRKGVEAGARLIPNRADISLRPAIVDDNSEIGHWEGDTVYGQDGYLVTMVERVSKLLVTCKVRSKSKKAVTRGINRMMKPFKELCKTITFDNGGEFAGHAKIAKHLNCDIYFAKPYHSWQRGLNENTNGLLRRFFPKEWPLENLLQKR, encoded by the coding sequence ATGGGACACCAATATAAGCAACTGACACTAAGTGAAAGATACCAGATTGAAGCTTGGAATACACATAGTATTTCTGCTCGGGAAATAGGACAAAAATTAAAACGGAGCAATGGCTCCATTTCAAGGGAATTACGACGCTGTCCTGTTGGAAGTTATTCTGCCGAGCAAGCGCATAAACATGCTTTTCAAAAAAGAACACTTTCAATTAAGCACACAAAGTGTGGCCAAAAGAATAAGAAAATAATTCAAATATACCTACAACTTGGTTGGAGCCCAGAGCAAATATCTGGACGAATGCATAAAGAAAAAATAGAAAATACAATATGTTGCAGTACTATTTACAATGTAGTTAAAAGAGAGCATTGGCAAAGAATGCTTGCTCGAAAAGGTAAAAAATACAAACAGCGTAAAGGTGTAGAAGCTGGAGCAAGACTAATTCCCAACCGCGCTGATATCTCTCTCCGGCCTGCTATTGTTGACGATAACTCAGAAATTGGCCACTGGGAAGGTGATACTGTTTATGGTCAAGATGGGTATTTAGTCACTATGGTAGAGCGAGTATCTAAGCTATTAGTTACTTGCAAAGTACGTAGCAAGTCTAAAAAAGCAGTCACTCGTGGGATAAATCGCATGATGAAGCCCTTTAAAGAACTTTGCAAAACAATCACATTTGATAATGGCGGAGAGTTTGCGGGTCATGCTAAGATAGCTAAGCATCTGAACTGTGACATTTATTTTGCTAAACCTTACCATTCCTGGCAACGAGGTTTGAATGAAAATACCAATGGTTTACTAAGGCGTTTTTTCCCAAAGGAATGGCCATTGGAGAACTTGCTGCAAAAGAGGTAA
- a CDS encoding plasmid stabilisation system protein encodes MTYKLKFLPAAQKEWSKLAPPIKSQFKKKLIERLENPHVPASKLRGYDSVYKIKLRTAGYRLAYEVIDDEIVVYVLAIGKRDKDAVYKKLASRFS; translated from the coding sequence ATGACTTATAAATTAAAATTCCTGCCAGCAGCACAAAAAGAGTGGAGCAAGTTAGCTCCGCCGATAAAAAGTCAGTTTAAAAAGAAGCTAATTGAGCGTCTCGAAAATCCTCATGTACCTGCATCAAAATTACGCGGTTATGATTCTGTCTATAAAATCAAATTACGCACAGCAGGCTATCGTTTAGCTTATGAAGTCATTGATGATGAAATTGTTGTTTACGTCCTAGCTATTGGTAAAAGGGACAAAGATGCAGTTTATAAGAAGTTAGCCTCGCGCTTTAGTTAG
- a CDS encoding putative acetyltransferase, translating to MIQLRPMTTNEYPAYCDYFIDDYSREIAENYGHSMDRALELANQDLLRSFPNGLETNEHELLCIESGSELVGYLWHSINENDKSTFIYDFFIFPNCRNNGYGKLAIIALESQLKSIDIKQIKLRVAYQNQRALKLYQEVGFAISGYNMSKKIVS from the coding sequence ATGATTCAGCTTAGACCAATGACCACAAATGAATATCCTGCGTATTGTGATTATTTCATTGATGATTATAGCCGTGAAATAGCTGAAAACTATGGTCACTCAATGGATAGGGCGCTCGAATTGGCTAATCAGGATCTTCTTCGTAGTTTTCCTAATGGTCTGGAAACTAATGAGCATGAATTATTGTGTATTGAATCAGGTTCAGAATTGGTTGGTTATTTGTGGCACTCGATTAACGAAAATGACAAATCGACGTTTATTTATGACTTCTTCATTTTTCCAAATTGTCGCAATAATGGTTATGGTAAATTAGCAATTATTGCTCTTGAATCACAATTGAAATCGATTGATATTAAACAAATAAAATTACGAGTTGCGTATCAAAATCAAAGAGCGTTAAAGCTGTATCAAGAGGTTGGTTTTGCTATTTCTGGCTACAATATGTCAAAGAAAATAGTAAGTTAG
- a CDS encoding putative uncharacterized protein (No significant database matches), protein MDYRTEYVKAVTINTSLDFNRKMLDIVGKDNFSFEPTYLNLVRFTYIELKNFIDNQRFQFFWKDNSDMVDAWDCIKPYIDDISAIRNAMCGHLDDIAIEQLIAETPEGFRENIPLDSQRIMISFGLLESCINHKCNLHNHLYENESFSVYYVPDQRAFITFTLKLIDTVLLLSEYIISTVGPIVNKENANLIISQLIESEI, encoded by the coding sequence ATGGATTATCGAACAGAATATGTAAAAGCAGTAACTATAAATACAAGCTTAGATTTTAATCGTAAAATGCTAGATATTGTGGGAAAGGATAATTTTAGTTTTGAGCCAACATATCTAAACTTGGTTCGCTTTACTTATATTGAATTGAAGAACTTTATTGATAATCAGAGATTCCAGTTTTTCTGGAAAGATAATTCAGATATGGTCGACGCTTGGGATTGTATAAAGCCTTATATTGATGATATTTCAGCAATAAGAAATGCCATGTGTGGGCATTTAGATGATATTGCAATTGAACAGCTTATTGCAGAAACCCCTGAGGGTTTTAGAGAGAATATTCCTTTAGATTCCCAACGAATAATGATTAGTTTCGGATTACTTGAATCTTGTATTAATCACAAATGCAATTTGCATAATCATTTGTACGAGAATGAGAGCTTTTCTGTATATTATGTTCCCGATCAAAGAGCATTCATTACATTTACTCTTAAGCTGATAGATACTGTATTGCTTTTAAGTGAGTATATAATATCCACTGTGGGTCCAATAGTAAATAAAGAGAATGCAAACTTAATAATTTCGCAGTTGATCGAAAGTGAAATATAA
- a CDS encoding putative nucleotide-binding protein, whose product MFNLIISNDPDTWDLSSYQCDRSRAVVEYTADEISERYKFFDQNAIEELKSFPTLFVTENESVESRIGYITDIRVRKSSIVINYEFDPILPSLPIGAIDKIGVDIELGRWELSRTHWAVKDEPIFEILKKYGYLNQDQINAATQRRIPAPPIVEPNTSDNKGFNTSQVFIVHGHDDIAKLDVKNFITSLGLQPIILHMQASSGMTIIEKIEHYSNVGFGIVLYTPCDIGSKVGALSGRYRARQNVVFEHGYLIGKLGRPRVCAVVKGDIETPNDISGVVYVGMDADNQWQDQLKLEMRNAGYQV is encoded by the coding sequence TTGTTTAATTTAATTATTTCTAATGATCCAGATACATGGGATTTGTCTTCCTATCAATGCGATCGTAGTCGAGCCGTTGTTGAATATACGGCTGATGAAATTAGTGAGCGATATAAATTTTTTGATCAGAATGCAATTGAAGAGTTAAAAAGTTTTCCTACTTTGTTTGTTACAGAAAATGAATCAGTTGAGTCTAGAATTGGTTATATAACTGATATTAGAGTTAGAAAGAGTTCAATCGTTATTAATTATGAATTTGATCCAATCCTTCCGAGTTTACCTATTGGCGCAATAGATAAAATAGGTGTTGATATTGAACTAGGGCGCTGGGAGCTGTCTCGCACTCATTGGGCAGTCAAAGATGAACCTATATTTGAAATTCTTAAAAAATATGGTTACTTGAATCAAGACCAAATTAATGCAGCTACTCAACGACGGATTCCTGCCCCACCTATTGTTGAACCAAATACATCAGATAATAAAGGGTTTAATACTTCTCAGGTATTTATCGTCCACGGACATGATGATATTGCAAAACTAGATGTTAAAAATTTCATTACTAGCTTGGGTTTACAACCGATTATATTGCATATGCAAGCTAGTTCAGGAATGACAATCATTGAAAAAATTGAACATTATTCAAATGTCGGTTTTGGTATTGTACTTTATACACCTTGCGATATCGGGTCAAAAGTTGGGGCTCTGAGTGGCCGTTATCGTGCTCGTCAAAATGTAGTTTTTGAGCATGGTTACCTTATTGGAAAATTGGGTCGTCCTAGAGTTTGTGCTGTTGTTAAAGGTGATATAGAGACGCCTAACGATATTAGTGGGGTAGTTTATGTGGGTATGGATGCTGATAATCAGTGGCAAGATCAATTAAAATTAGAAATGCGTAATGCAGGCTATCAGGTATAA
- a CDS encoding putative lipoprotein (No significant database matches) has product MQTKCIRYGLITALSLLLTACVAPTLKLVNHVGPITYEGSTEFSSKQTESGLVVVAFRSVHRFLPDTQIDYEECSDVLNSVAKGLPSITWSEANITAHEYNGVTGIANTTCTYTYSN; this is encoded by the coding sequence ATGCAAACGAAATGTATTCGATATGGTTTGATAACTGCGCTTAGTCTTTTATTGACTGCTTGCGTTGCTCCAACATTAAAATTAGTAAATCATGTGGGGCCAATCACATATGAAGGTTCTACAGAATTTAGCTCAAAACAAACAGAAAGTGGATTGGTTGTTGTCGCTTTTCGTAGTGTTCATCGATTTCTCCCTGATACACAAATTGATTATGAAGAGTGTAGTGATGTTTTAAACTCAGTAGCTAAGGGGCTTCCAAGCATTACATGGAGTGAAGCTAATATAACCGCTCATGAATACAACGGTGTAACAGGGATAGCAAATACAACTTGTACTTATACTTACAGTAATTAG
- a CDS encoding membrane protein (No significant database matches) yields the protein MIDDIPAFLGGISSWLINEGIWFFPLALLATNFAFKCFVNNKPDKIDFCQCVVALPAEIKVIACSFVFAASVSPKAKPVETFGLQVVAIVFLLCLGISIGFFNYCKAGKATKIEGSVFWYVIVSLLVAYLMLDTSIDFMKYTVS from the coding sequence ATGATTGATGATATTCCTGCTTTTCTTGGCGGTATAAGTAGTTGGCTTATAAATGAGGGGATTTGGTTTTTTCCTCTTGCTCTTTTAGCTACTAATTTTGCTTTCAAATGTTTTGTTAATAATAAGCCTGATAAAATCGATTTCTGCCAATGTGTTGTAGCATTACCTGCTGAAATTAAAGTTATTGCTTGTTCTTTTGTCTTTGCGGCTTCTGTGAGTCCTAAAGCAAAGCCAGTAGAAACATTTGGATTGCAAGTTGTAGCTATTGTTTTTTTGTTGTGTCTTGGTATCTCTATTGGTTTTTTTAATTACTGTAAAGCAGGCAAAGCGACTAAAATTGAAGGTAGTGTTTTTTGGTATGTTATAGTGTCTCTTTTGGTTGCATACTTAATGCTTGATACGTCAATCGATTTTATGAAATATACGGTGAGCTAA
- a CDS encoding putative acyltransferase, giving the protein MIQLRPMTSNEYPAYCDYFIDDYSREIAENYGHSMDRALEIANQDLLRSFPNGLETNDHELLCIESDSELVGYLWHSINANDKSTFIYDFFIFPSCRNNGYGKLAITTLESQLKLIGIEQIKLRVAYQNQRALKLYQEVGFAISGYNMSKKIVS; this is encoded by the coding sequence ATGATTCAGCTCAGACCAATGACCTCAAATGAATATCCAGCGTATTGTGATTATTTCATTGATGATTACAGCCGTGAAATAGCTGAAAACTATGGTCACTCAATGGATAGGGCGCTCGAAATAGCTAATCAGGATCTTCTTCGTAGTTTTCCTAATGGTTTGGAAACTAACGACCATGAATTATTGTGTATTGAATCGGATTCAGAATTGGTTGGTTATTTGTGGCACTCGATTAACGCAAATGATAAATCGACGTTTATTTATGACTTTTTCATTTTTCCAAGCTGCCGCAATAATGGTTATGGGAAATTGGCAATTACTACTCTTGAATCACAATTGAAATTGATTGGTATTGAGCAAATAAAATTGCGAGTTGCGTACCAAAACCAAAGAGCGTTAAAGCTGTATCAAGAGGTTGGTTTTGCTATTTCTGGCTACAATATGTCAAAGAAAATAGTAAGTTAG
- a CDS encoding putative ion transport protein gives MKIKDTSPFWWLLSPTYKYAELNKNKLIENGACQTELSSTLKKYNKRYFISAIIICIAVQSLTYLGQTLFPESGFSAHPLIKYPYWIMVIIIIWFFLLSRGVEITKAFLGDAIDKLNGEHSNSDLKYGERLKLALTSYIELIINFGTLYFLMPLCFYKASHQFSSIFEAIYFSGVTITTVGYGDISPSYWLLQFLTVFEVLAGFSLIVVCFTIYSSLALSQPEICKICGKKLKKRT, from the coding sequence ATGAAAATCAAAGATACATCACCATTCTGGTGGTTATTATCTCCAACATATAAATATGCTGAACTTAATAAGAATAAATTGATAGAGAATGGCGCTTGTCAAACAGAGTTATCTAGTACTTTAAAAAAATACAACAAGAGATATTTTATATCCGCAATAATTATATGTATAGCTGTTCAAAGCCTTACGTATTTAGGTCAGACCTTATTCCCTGAGTCTGGCTTTTCTGCGCATCCATTAATTAAGTATCCATACTGGATTATGGTTATAATTATTATTTGGTTTTTTCTTCTATCGCGTGGTGTTGAAATCACGAAAGCATTTTTAGGCGATGCAATTGATAAGTTAAATGGTGAGCATTCTAATAGTGACTTAAAATACGGGGAAAGGTTAAAGCTAGCATTAACTAGTTATATTGAGTTAATCATCAATTTTGGTACTTTATATTTTTTAATGCCTCTGTGTTTTTACAAAGCTTCCCACCAATTCTCTTCAATATTTGAAGCTATATATTTTAGTGGAGTTACGATTACGACTGTAGGGTATGGGGATATTAGCCCTAGTTACTGGTTATTACAGTTTTTAACCGTATTCGAAGTATTAGCAGGTTTTAGTCTTATAGTTGTCTGCTTTACTATTTATTCTAGTCTTGCGTTATCTCAACCTGAGATATGCAAAATATGTGGTAAAAAATTGAAGAAACGAACATAA
- a CDS encoding putative acetyltransferase, GNAT family, translating into MELVVPSLELESEFLAFFEDYAANHISNIESYLLGKEDFSSYIQSLTEESNGINLREGFVPCSHFWLINDNQSILGVVRIRHNINNEFLALEAGHIGYDIAPLFRRNGYGKSILKLALTKAKELGLNRVLLTADEDNIASRKIIESNGGKFENIIMGKVFPNPLARYWVRC; encoded by the coding sequence ATGGAATTAGTTGTACCATCATTGGAATTGGAGTCAGAATTCTTAGCTTTCTTCGAGGATTATGCAGCCAACCACATTAGTAATATTGAATCCTACTTATTGGGAAAGGAGGATTTTTCTTCGTATATTCAAAGTTTAACTGAGGAAAGTAACGGGATTAACTTACGTGAAGGTTTTGTCCCATGTAGCCACTTTTGGCTAATTAATGATAATCAGTCTATTTTGGGTGTGGTTCGTATTCGTCACAATATAAATAATGAGTTTCTAGCACTGGAAGCAGGTCATATTGGTTATGATATAGCACCATTATTTCGCCGAAATGGTTATGGAAAATCTATACTCAAATTGGCTTTAACTAAAGCTAAAGAACTTGGGCTCAATCGAGTGCTATTGACAGCTGACGAAGACAATATAGCTTCACGAAAAATCATAGAAAGTAACGGTGGTAAATTTGAAAATATCATAATGGGTAAGGTATTTCCGAATCCATTAGCAAGGTATTGGGTACGCTGTTAG